One window of the Babesia microti strain RI chromosome IV, complete genome genome contains the following:
- a CDS encoding FACT complex subunit (SPT16/CDC68) (overlaps_old_locusTagID:BBM_III08670) — translation MSTGKSEIVIEEDQIRQKLDRLFEKWKNPPPNSNLSKVNCILTFTGKAKTDEGGTYQQEEIQLWLTGYQFPETLFLFINDGSWLIVTSPKKATYIEQIKSYYKNLQIIHRVPNDDKYALNKLFDIIKKTINVPVIGVLGDMEFHGDFALNCKEFFKNYQSLSVSHDISSIIAIRTDKEIVWQQCSGHLSCGALKFGLINVIENILDTETHETHSSIVKQSLNLKPDSRLVTKLGDKFKMDYNEMEILYGNVQSGHNCSLRIGAKPTDEYLSHDPGTILVSICSKYHEYYTCITRTLILDGSQVHKDVYNASWQILSFAINCLKPGVSFAEVYDKVYDRVSDKYPKLLTNFSKNIGHAIGLEFRDNNLILSPENKQSILENNMAIFLSIGFSKVEGDKNSNPFSVWLCDTVLLRNDTPLVFTDGITKLIDNISYELEQEKPEKQNKVAVSASVLKNAESVILKDRLRRRDANSNAHASHQQAQEQLQRQKVLRDEKLEEIKKRYGREGNLGTNVIKKEFIKLDTMQCFQNPDMFPKDIQPSKIFVDYRGEAIMLPLNGYHVPLSILSVKNVSCNVEENNKFYTLRINLQVPGSNSYTKSEGNPLPEVSGANVLFIKELIFRSTDGKHIQSVFRSIKELFKSIKQRESDAETKGMAVQDKLLINKTGKRILLKNLMARPNIQGAKKTVGMLEAHENGFRYTVNARDNVEIVDIAYENIRFAIFQPCDRELIVLIHFHLKYPILVGKKKTLDFQVYSEAGTQVDDLDNRRGGAYYDPDEQLEEMREREMRRRLNSDFKNFVTQCQQVSNIKFDLPYRELMFTGVPMKSNVEIIPTANCLLHLIEWPPFILELKEIEIVSLERIQHGLRNFDMVFIFQDYTKPIKRIDLIPVEFLDVIKQWLNELGIVWYEGKNNLQWTNILKTILSDVESFVENGGFEGFLGEGESEYEDEDEDEMDGDEEYDIDSEEEDDESEYDDEESLADESEDEEEEEIEDDEEEVDWDELENRSGDKMPAKKVKV, via the exons ATGTCTACTGGAAAATCTGAGATTGTGATAGAGGAAGATCAAATAAGGCAGAAATTGGACCGTTTGTTTGAGAAATGGAAAAATCCACCgccaaattcaaatttatctaaagtgaattgtatattgaCATTTACCGGCAAAGCAAAGACTGATGAAGGTGGTACCTATCAGCAGGAAGAGATACA ATTATGGTTAACAGGTTATCAGTTTCCAGAGACATTGtttttgtttataaatgatgGAAGTTGGTTAATTGTTACTAGTCCCAAGAAAG CAACTTATATCGAGCAGATTAAAAGTTATTATAAGAATCtccaaataattcataGAGTTccaaatgatgataaatatgcactaaataaattatttgatattattaagaAGACCATAAATGtg cCTGTCATTGGAGTTCTTGGAGATATGGAATTTCATGGAGATTTTGCATTAAATTGTAAAGAATtctttaaaaattatcaatcaTTAAGTGTATCCCAtgatatatcatcaattatcGCAATAAGAACTGACAAGGAAATTGTTTGGCAACAATGTTCTGGGCATTTAAGCTGTGGTGCCTTGAAGTTTGGTTTGATAAAtgttattgaaaatatattggataCCGAAACACATGAAACCCATTCTTCAATTGTCAAACAaagtttaaatttgaagCCAGATTCTAGACTTGTTACTAAACTCGGGGATAAGTTTAAG ATGGATTACAATgaaatggaaattttatatggAAATGTACAAAGTGGACATAATTGTTCATTGCGGATTGGCGCTAAACCTACGgatgaatatttatctCATGATCCAGGAACAATTTTAGTTTctatttgttcaaaataCCATGAATATTATACGTGTATAACCAGAACACTGATTCTCGATGGCAGTCAAGTACATAAGGATGTTTATAATGCATCATGgcaaatattatcatttgcAATTAATTGTCTAAAACCCGGAGTTTCATTTGCAGAAGTATATGATAAGGTATACGATAGAGTTTCAGATAAGTATCCTAAgttattaacaaattttagcAAGAATATTGGTCATGCAATTGGTCTAGAGTTTCGAgacaacaatttaatattatcaccagaaaataaacaatcaatattagaaaataatatggctatatttttatccatAGGCTTTAGTAAAGTAGAAGgggataaaaattcaaatccATTCTCGGTTTGGTTATGCGATACTGTTTTATTGCGTAATGATACTCCATTGGTGTTTACAGATGGaattactaaattaatagataatattaGCTATGAACTTGAACAGGAAAAACCAGAAAAACAGAATAAGGTAGCCGTTTCGGCATCTGTATTGAAGAATGCTGAATCTGTGATACTTAAAGATAGGCTACGCCGTCGTGATGCCAACAGTAACGCTCATGCAAGTCATCAACAAGCACAAGAACAGTTGCAACGACAAAAAGTTTTGAGGGACGAGAAGTTGGAAGAGATTAAAAAGAGATACGGAAGAGAAGGAAATTTGGGTACCAATGTGATAAAGAAGGAATTTATTAAACTAGATACAATGCAATGCTTTCAAAATCCCGATATGTTCCCTAAGGACATTCAGCCTAGCAAAATTTTTGTGGATTACCGTGGTGAAGCAATAATGCTGCCATTAAATGGGTATCATGTGCCATTAAGCATATTGAgtgtaaaaaatgtatcGTGTAATGTTGaagaaaataataagtttTATACGTTACGTATTAACTTACAAGTTCCAGGTTCAAATTCCTACACTAAAAGTGAAGGAAATCCGTTGCCTGAAGTATCAGGGGCCAATGTCTTATTTATAAAAGAATTAATTTTCAGATCGACCGATGGCAAGCACATACAATCAGTCTTCAGGAGTATTAAGGAATTGTTTAAGAGTATAAAACAGAGGGAGAGCGACGCAGAGACAAAGGGCATGGCAGTGCAGGATAAATTACTGATTAATAAGACAGGCAAACGAATTttattgaagaatttgatGGCCCGACCGAATATTCAAGGCGCAAAGAAAACTGTTGGAATGCTTGAAGCTCATGAAAATGGATTTAGATACACAGTTAATGCAAGAGATAATGTTGAGATTGTAGATATAGCATATGAAAACATAAGATTTGCAATATTCCAACCTTGCGATCGTGAACTAATAGTTCTAATCCACTTCCATTTGAAATATCCAATACTAGTGGGTAAAAAGAAGACACTAGATTTTCAAGTATATTCTGAAGCTGGAACTCAAGTGGATGATCTGGATAATAGGAGGGG tgGCGCTTACTACGATCCTGATGAGCAGCTTGAGGAGATGAGGGAGAGAGAGATGAGGCGAAGGCTCAATTCTGACTTCAAAAACTTTGTTACCCAATGTCAGCAAGTTagcaatattaaatttgatctACCCTATAG AGAACTTATGTTTACAGGAGTGCCAATGAAAAGCAATGTAGAAATAATACCTACTGCAAACTGTTTATTACACCTTATTGAATGGCCACCTTTCATTTTAGAACTGAAAGAAATAGAAATTGTATCACTTGAACGCATCCAACATGGATTACGTAATTTTGACATGGTCTTCATTTTTCAAGATTACACCAAACCTATTAAACGCATAGATCTGATACCAGTGGAATTCTTAGATGTTATTAAACAGTGGTTAAATGAATTAGGTATTGTATGGTATGAGGGGAAGAACAATTTGCAATGGACAAACATTCTTAAGACTATACTCTCTGATGTAGAATCTTTTGTTGAGAATGGAGGATTTGAAGGGTTTTTGGGCGAAGGTGAAAGTGAGTATGAGGATGAGGATGAGGATGAGATGGATGGAGATGAGGAATATGACATAGACAGTGAGGAGGAGGATGATGAAAGCGAATATGATGATGAAGAATCATTGGCGGATGAATCGGAAGATGAAGAGGAGGAAGAAATTGAGGATGATGAGGAGGAAGTTGACTGGGATGAATTGGAGAATAGGAGTG GAGACAAGATGCCCGCTAAAAAGGTCAAGGTATAA
- a CDS encoding RNA recognition motif. (a.k.a. RRM RBD or RNP domain) (overlaps_old_locusTagID:BBM_III08675), which yields MGSPDENGRVYVGNLPSECDQREIEEEFEKFGKIKRCDVKRGANGSSFAFVEFEDPRDAKDAIKEKDGYEFKGSRLRVEVPFSDRGYSRRRPTPRRGHYTVEVLGLPPSGSWQDLKDHMRDAGECGHADVFRGGVGEVSFFSRRDMDAAIEMFDGSTFRSHEGEKAKITVREKRSRYRNSSRSGSRPRRRYRSRTRSRSRSYRSRTRSFSRSRSHSRTRSRSYSRRR from the exons ATGGGCAGCCCGGATGAAAACGGAAGGGTATATGTAGGTAATTTACCTTCTGAATGTGATCAAAGAGAAATCGAAGAggaatttgaaaagtttgGCAAGATAAAACGATGCGATGTAAAGAGGGGGGCAAATGGTTCTTCTTTTGCCTTCGTTGAATTTGAAGATCCTAGAGATGCCAAAGATGCAATTAAAGAGAAAGACGGATATGAATTTAAGGGTTCAAGGCTGAGAGTTGAAGTTCCTTTCTCAGATAGAGGTTATTCTCGCCGTCGTCCCACCCCCAGAAGAGGGCATTATACTGTAGAA GTATTGGGATTGCCTCCATCTGGTAGTTGGCAAGATTTGAAGGATCATATGAGGGATGCTGGCGAATGTGGTCATGCAGATGTTTTTAGAGGCGGAGTTGGTGAAGTCTCATTCTTTTCCAGACGTGACATGGATGCTGCTATTGAAATGTTTGATGGATCGACTTTCAGGTCACATGAAGGAGAGAAAGCTAAAATTACTGTCCGTGAAAAGCGTTCAAGGTATCGAAATTCCAGTAGAAGTGGTTCTAGACCACGGAGAAGGT ATCGCTCTAGGACTCGTTCTAGATCGAGAAGTTACAGATCAAGGACAAGATCCTTCTCCAGAAGTAGAAGTCATTCTAGAACTAGGAGTCGTTCTTATTCTAGAAGAAGATGA
- a CDS encoding hypothetical protein (overlaps_old_locusTagID:BBM_III08680), with product MDGFKDTLCRIDEKNVENLSQIKNALVEILKRHYNDNIDTLDLCKPFKEFRLNEIYKLQGEKIELLKKIKKRKLNKSEEELVRRLMSEVQEYEGGYSLKDKAKATRDIAKLLKKQLQRDNSISSLNTNFSFQESPNHLKLPAVNPGSINSDQRKHHSIDYSKTIRPGICAVPQGPTSKALNAIPSLSQMQTTDTFPHPKLPTMSLVKSHPHHNSHMYANEQSRRVPYPCINIERSKFPMERSPIPPIPDNSFPYIHLK from the coding sequence ATGGATGGATTTAAGGATACGTTGTGTAGAATTGATGAAAAAAATGtagaaaatttatcacaaatcAAAAATGCATTAGTGGAGATTTTAAAAAGACACTACAACGACAATATCGACACATTGGATTTATGTAAGCCATTTAAAGAGTTTCGTCTGAAcgaaatatataaattgcaGGGGGAAAAGATAGAACTTTTGAAGAAGATAAAAAAGAGAAAGTTGAATAAGAGCGAAGAGGAGTTGGTCCGTCGTTTGATGAGTGAGGTTCAGGAATATGAAGGGGGCTATTCTTTAAAGGATAAAGCGAAAGCTACTAGAgatattgcaaaattattgaaaaaacAATTGCAAAGAGATAATTCAATAAGttcattaaatacaaaCTTCTCGTTTCAAGAATCTCCAAATCATCTCAAATTACCAGCAGTAAATCCAGGATCTATAAATAGCGATCAAAGAAAGCATCATTCAATTGATTACTCAAAAACTATAAGACCTGGTATTTGTGCTGTACCACAAGGGCCGACATCAAAGGCTTTAAACGCTATTCCATCGCTATCACAAATGCAGACAACAGATACTTTCCCACATCCTAAATTGCCTACTATGAGTCTAGTAAAATCTCATCCACATCATAACTCACATATGTACGCAAATGAACAATCTAGACGTGTACCATACCCATGTATTAACATCGAAAGATCGAAATTTCCTATGGAGCGTTCACCTATACCACCGATTCCAGATAATTCATTCCCTTATATCCATCTGAAATGA
- a CDS encoding 20S proteasome subunit beta 6 (overlaps_old_locusTagID:BBM_III08685), protein MGDFNPYVNNGGTVIAAAKDDFAVLVADTRLSVGYSIHSRRVSKVTRLTDRIIIGTAGMNADTIALHKQLEAQVTIYQNKHHENPDIHCISQLLSVILYGKRFFPYYTFNLLVGIDMKGQAYVFTYDAIGNFESTAYSAHGTGSNLITSILDSKIGCNNQKQGTPPNTLEDYVNLLKDAISSAAERDIYTGDSAEIFILNPNVSQPILFPLRGD, encoded by the exons ATGGGCGATTTCAATCCATACGTAAACAATGGAGG gaCGGTGATAGCTGCGGCTAAAGATGATTTTGCTGTACTCGTTGCAGATACACGTCTTTCTGTCGGTTATTCAATACACTCGAGAAGAGTGTCGAAGGTTACCAGATT AACCGATCGTATCATAATTGGCACTGCTGGAATGAATGCAGATACTATAGCATTACACAAACAGTTAGAAGCACAAGTGActatatatcaaaataaaCATCATGAAAATCCGGATATACATTGTATTTCTCAGCTATTATCGGTTATTTTATATGGCAAACGATTCTTTCCATATTACACATTCAATCTTCTAGTGGGTATTGATATGAAGGGTCAAGCTTATGTGTTTACGTATGATGCCATAGGGAATTTTGAATCTACTGCATATTCAGCTCATGGAACTGGCTCCAATCTCATTACAAGTATTTTAGATTCAAAG ATTGGATGCAATAACCAAAAACAGGGAACCCCACCTAATACATTGGAGGATTACGTAAACTTGCTAAAAGATGCCATTTCAAGTGCAGCTGAAAGGGACATATATACTGGTGATTCTgctgaaatatttatactaaATCCAAATGTATCCCAACCAATCCTATTCCCCTTAAGGGGCGATTAG
- a CDS encoding Cyclin (overlaps_old_locusTagID:BBM_III08690) — MASVVVRPADVGFVASLARVLMKLVGENNGSVGIVTLFHAVNEPNISIGEYITRIARYAGCSTECFVLCLVYIDRVLRQHKNFVISVLNIHRLVITSVMIAAKFYDDLYYSNSFYAKIGGVKTTEINLLEAHFLSLIDFDLYVSGVDYEICRSRVANSEWWSLECLNSSKLLNLNNQRIGIVNKTCKSIYSIKSDSVTTSLCDPVPNCVHRADKNELLQRMDTTYRNDVRVRIDNKLHQIQHLQQLSNGQREKYQYNIARYNEPFGNRYDNNEFKPRPNAQFNNHNIANNGISCTSSASAAAAAVSVNNGNNIYEMIGQLNLQNSYIPTCAKHNPQQLKQQEQLLDRYYSMQSSAPISQAMPGMCRKQQYQHGINSQQIRHLQQLQLRQLQLYRRDIIERQSRNVQNTTVIQHRNHIPLYPCQQQHNYHNYNGCSNSISGYNKCVNKMIRRDFDCWSGEVRGKPQYRRSITRHVSDRPVPIGCPSFQAYDY; from the coding sequence ATGGCCTCTGTTGTTGTTCGTCCTGCAGATGTAGGATTTGTTGCTTCACTGGCCCGAGTGTTAATGAAATTGGTGGGAGAAAACAATGGTTCTGTGGGAATTGTTACACTATTTCATGCTGTTAATGAACCAAATATCAGCATTGGGGAGTATATCACAAGAATTGCCAGGTATGCCGGTTGTAGTACTGAATGTTTCGTCCTCTGCctagtatatattgataGGGTTTTGAGGCAACACAAGAACTTTGTTATCTCAGTGTTAAACATCCACAGATTAGTTATAACATCTGTGATGATTGCTGCGAAATTTTATGATGATTTATActattcaaattcattctATGCAAAAATAGGAGGGGTTAAAACAACagaaatcaatttattggaGGCACACTTTTTGTCATTAATTGACTTCGATCTATACGTTTCAGGGGTTGACTATGAGATTTGCAGGAGTAGAGTTGCCAACTCTGAGTGGTGGTCACTCGAGTGTTTAAACTCTTCAAAGCTtttgaatttgaataatCAACGCATTGGAATTGTCAATAAGACTtgtaaatcaatttattctATTAAAAGCGATTCAGTAACCACTTCACTGTGTGATCCTGTGCCCAATTGTGTCCATAGAGctgataaaaatgaattgttaCAAAGAATGGATACAACTTATCGGAATGATGTTAGGGTTAGAATTGACAATAAGTTACACCAAATACAGCATCTTCAGCAGCTTAGCAATGGTCAGAGGGAGAAATATCAGTATAATATTGCCCGATATAATGAACCATTTGGTAATAGATACGATAATAATGAGTTTAAACCTCGTCCGAATGCCCAGTTTAATAATCATAACATTGCAAATAATGGGATAAGTTGCACATCATCTGCATCCGCTGCTGCGGCTGCAGTTTCTGTTAATAATggtaataacatatatgaAATGATTGGACagttaaatttacaaaattcatATATACCAACGTGTGCTAAGCATAATCCGCAACAACTTAAGCAGCAAGAACAATTGTTAGACAGGTATTATTCAATGCAATCAAGCGCTCCTATTTCGCAAGCCATGCCTGGAATGTGTCGAAAACAACAGTATCAACATGGAATAAATTCACAACAAATACGTCATTTGCAACAATTACAGCTGCGACAATTACAACTCTATAGACGTGACATAATTGAACGTCAATCACGAAATGTACAAAATACAACAGTTATACAACACCGCAATCACATACCACTGTATCCATGTCAGCAACAACATAACTATCATAACTATAATGGTTGCAGTAACTCTATTAGTGGGTATAACAAGTGTGTTAATAAAATGATTCGGCGGGATTTCGATTGTTGGAGTGGTGAAGTGAGGGGGAAACCTCAATATCGACGGTCCATCACTCGGCATGTTTCTGATCGTCCAGTACCAATTGGATGTCCATCATTCCAGGCTTACGATTATTGA
- a CDS encoding V-type H+-transporting ATPase 16kDa proteolipid subunit (overlaps_old_locusTagID:BBM_III08695), which yields MSVQCDPHSSFFGFMGVVCAMVFSNLGAAYGTARSGVGISSMGIMRPDLVTRSIIPVIMAGILGIYGLIISIVILSSFGAPQSYSAFSGYAHLSAGLIVGLSGLAAGLAIGIVGDAGVRANAQQSRLFVGMILTLVFAEALALYGLIIGLVVSMKAVPGLCTPYQQ from the exons ATGTCGGTTCAATGCGATCCGcattcatcattttttgGGTTTATGGGCGTGGTGTGTGCCATGGTTTTCTCAA atttgGGTGCTGCCTATGGTACGGCTCGCAGTGGAGTTGGTATTAGTAGTATGGGAATAATGCGTCCAGACCTTGTAACCAGGTCTATTATCCCTGTTATTATGGCTGGCATTTTAGGCATTTACGGTCTTATTATTAGTATAGTTATTTTATCTTCATTTGGAGCCCCTCAAAGCTATTCGGCATTTTCTGGATATGCTCATCTTTCTGCAGGACTCATTGTAGGATTGTCTGGTCTT GCTGCTGGACTTGCTATCGGAATTGTAGGCGATGCTGGGGTTAGAGCAAATGCTCAACAATCACGTCTATTTGTTGGAATGATCTTAACACTAGTTTTCGCCGAAGCGCTTGCACTCTATG GTTTAATCATCGGCTTGGTCGTTTCGATGAAAGCAGTACCTGGTCTTTGTACTCCATATcaacaataa
- a CDS encoding 50S ribosomal protein L14 (overlaps_old_locusTagID:BBM_III08700) — protein MQLSSVCNGLQRLSILKCGDSSGIIKGCIIGLGRNKSGTGKIGDRIKISVRDKKPDVNISKKVRAIIIRSRKEIGRKDGTSIKFDENAFAVIEKNKLKATKINGPVLLETRHSCKNLAKIIF, from the coding sequence atgcAATTAAGCTCTGTATGCAATGGTCTGCAAAGATTATCTATCTTGAAATGTGGAGATTCAAGTGGAATAATCAAGGGGTGTATTATTGGTTTGGGGAGGAATAAAAGTGGAACTGGCAAAATTGGCGATCgcattaaaatttcagtCAGAGACAAGAAACCGgatgtaaatatatctaaGAAAGTCAGGGCAATCATTATTAGATCCAGGAAAGAAATAGGTAGGAAGGATGGTACAAGTATCAAGTTCGATGAAAATGCATTTGCTGTTATAGAAAAGAATAAACTTAAAgcaacaaaaattaatggtCCAGTATTGCTTGAAACCAGACATTCTTGTAAAAATCTTgctaaaataattttttaa
- a CDS encoding conserved Plasmodium protein, unknown function (overlaps_old_locusTagID:BBM_III08705) has product MVAKQTIFTSTPRHQHNNTTPNKNSGNETFVKKIVRQASKQSPSVNIIRQRLKSISLTKLQKGYENYINKVPIDSRKSDDPVTPRVDINLSNSQWRNVLSEWRKKIHTYNKSVNSVNIDASGFSPVLFRPNWFSGNLSNPGFRVLSESDFGRKIFAVQGLLSTEVNCFESNSCEDIEGDIEYLEQLMLFDLTDLHIDGINN; this is encoded by the exons atggTGGCGAAacaaacaatatttacatcTACACCACGACACCAACACAACAACACCACAC CTAATAAAAACAGCGGAAACGAAACTTTTGTGAAAAAAATAGTCAGACAAGCATCAAAACAATCTCCAAGtgttaatattattagaCAACGTTTAAAAAGTATAAGTTTGACTAAGTTACAAAAAGGTTATGAGaattacattaataaaGTACCCATTGATTCCCGTAAATCGGATGACCCAGTTACACCTAGGGTAGATATTAACCTATCGAATTCTCAATGGAGGAATGTACTTTCTGAATGGAGGAAAAAGATACATACATACAATAAATCTGTAAATTCAGTCAATATTGATGCAAGTGGTTTTAGCCCTGTGTTATTCAGACCAAATTGGTTTTCTggcaatttatcaaatccGGGTTTTAGAGTTTTAAGTGAATCTGATTTTGGACGAAAAATTTTCGCTGTACAAGGTCTATTGTCAACTGAAGTTAATTGCTTTGAATCTAACAGTTGTGAAGATATAGAAGGTGATATTGAATATCTGGAGCAATTAATGTTGTTTGATTTAACGGATTTGCATATTGATGgcataaataattag
- a CDS encoding secreted ookinete protein, putative (PSOP13) (overlaps_old_locusTagID:BBM_III08705;~overlaps_old_locusTagID:BBM_III08710) translates to MYRYIIYAFLCFTHFMCVHGLNRKGGFFSRINNSIGNFISGKTSAHSNHENPHISLKIKPATSLHLTRNELNMLLLEVKHEVTKQMEQLEDELADKGREDEKHMSTWTINHSPVYIPFAKTIETHSGDNSKNERLKNDTKEFKHNPTHRTEESKLRESKIAET, encoded by the exons ATGTATAGATATATCATATACGCATTTTTATGCTTTACACATTTCATGTGTGTACACGGTTTGAATAGGAAAGGAGGGTTTTTTAGCagaataaataattcaatcgGTAATTTCATAAGCGGCAAAACTTCAGCTCATAGTAACCATGAGAATCCTCATATTTCTCTAAAAATCAAACCTGCAACAAGTCTACATTTAACTAGAAATGAACTAAATATGTTGTTACTGGAGGTAAAACATGAAGTAACCAAGCAAATGGAACAATTAGAag ATGAATTAGCTGATAAGGGAAGAGAAGACGAGAAGCATATGAGTACTTGGACTATAAATCATTCCCCAGTTTACATTCCATTTGCCAAGACAATTGAAACACATTCTGGGGATAATTCAAAAAACGAACGTCTAAAAAACGACACTAAAGAATTTAAACATAACCCTACTCATAGGACTGAAGAGTCTAAATTGAGGGAAAGTAAAATTGCTGAGACATAA
- a CDS encoding Pumilio-family RNA binding repeat (overlaps_old_locusTagID:BBM_III08715) produces MSRCQVSSWNQEGRWQTPSSTIKNSYYNGFTEAFKSSGLSWEEIGRELEENRRNINTPTDVRINDFDKFSQFESYSTKYECSPTHSPEMDNIMREMLKQIETPKITYNKEYSDSPHLDLSDPATIQLLCNAGVNLSAIMSPDNRMVKSVEGDNTMESSLSGMLEPLTLSTAAYWHNAGGKVDNIYDPTYIHFNLNTLLQSNNASLSDMAKDQSGCRLLQKSLDDIPAALEIILKEVLDNLVDLMTDPFGNYLCQKLMVVCSEKQLSLLINALWNNLVQISLNMHGTRAVQKLIEIVKTRENTQYLITILEGGVLDLIKDLNGNHVIQKCLLCLPSTDCQFIYDAMENNCVELATHRHGCCVMQRCIDSANLEQRASLVENIVDNTLVLVEDAFGNYVVQYVMKLKDETINCKILELLLPNLYELAKQKFSSNVVERLLIYGPDEVRKSIVETLLNEPPEAFKMLILDPYGNYVIQRMLSFTRGEELNSILNMIKPYLNELRVLSTGKRIAAKIAKKHPNLFTDINNFENTDDESRRFRRSSRYKVH; encoded by the exons ATGTCTAGATGTCAAGTATCATCTTGGAATCAAGAAGGACGATGGCAAACTCCTTCTTCCACAATCAAAAACAGTT ATTACAATGGATTTACAGAGGCGTTTAAGAGCTCGGGGTTGTCATGGGAAGAAATTGGACGAGAATTGGAGGAGAATCGAAGGAATATAAATACTCCAACCGATGTTAGAATCAAtgattttgacaaattctCACAATTTGAGTCCTATTCTACTAAATATGAATGTTCACCAACTCATTCTCCAGAaatggataatataatgaGGGAAATGCTGAAACAAATTGAAACAccaaaaataacatataacaaAGAATATTCTGACAGCCCGCATTTAGATTTATCCGATCCTGCAACAATTCAGTTATTATGTAATGCTGGTGTAAATCTTAGTGCTATTATGTCACCAGATAATAGAATGGTAAAATCAGTCGAAGGCGACAATACTATGGAATCAAGTCTTTCAGGTATGCTTGAACCACTTACACTATCAACTGCTGCATATTGGCATAATGCCGGTGGTAAAGTTGATAATATCTACGATCCAacatatattcatttcAACTTAAATACCTTGTTGCAGAGTAATAATGCATCTTTAAGTGACATGGCAAAAGATCAATCTGGTTGTAGATTGTTACAGAAAAGTTTAGATGATATTCCCGCAGCTTTGGAGATTATTTTGAAAGAGGTGCTAGATAATTTGGTAGATTTAATGACTGATCCATttggtaattatttatgcCAAAAGTTGATGGTTGTATGCTCTGAAAAACAATTGAGTCTGCTAATTAATGCTTTATGGAACAATTTGGTGCAAATTTCTCTCAATATGCATGGAACTAGAGCAGTGCAGAAATTGATTGAAATCGTTAAGACCCGAGAAAACACTCAATATCTTATTACAATACTTGAAGGTGGTGTATTAGATCTCATAAAAGATTTAAATGGCAACCATGTCATTCAGAAGTGTTTACTTTGTCTACCTTCTACAGattgtcaatttatttatgatGCCATGGAAAATAACTGTGTTGAGTTGGCAACACATCGTCACGGATGCTGTGTTATGCAAAGGTGTATCGATTCAGCAAATTTAGAACAAAGGGCATCTTTGGTTGAAAATATCGTCGATAATACCTTGGTTTTGGTGGAAGATGCTTTTGGAAATTATGTAGTACAATATGTTATGAAGTTGAAAGATGAAACtattaattgcaaaatattaGAATTACTCTTACCCAATTTGTATGAGTTAGCTAAACAAAAGTTTTCATCAAATGTAGTTGAACGACTACTTATATATGGACCAGATGAAGTTAGGAAATCAATTGTAGAAACTTTACTAAATGAACCACCAGAAGCTTTTAAGATGTTAATACTTGACCCTTATGGAAACTATGTTATACAAAGAATGCTTAGCTTTACCCGAGGAGAagaattaaattcaattttaaatatgataaaaccTTATTTGAATGAGTTAAGAGTACTTTCTACTGGGAAAAGAATTGCTGCTAAAATTGCTAAAAAACATCCCAATCTTTTCactgatataaataattttgaaaatacGGATGATGAATCAAGGAGATTTCGAAGAAGTTCTCGGTATAAGGTGCATTAA